Proteins from a single region of Candidatus Hydrogenedentota bacterium:
- a CDS encoding sigma-70 family RNA polymerase sigma factor — MSGTSTETDEQLMEALDAGDDQALAELVERYQNDIFRFCLHYLKNIEVAKEMAQETFLRIYTARSRFEVSRKFKPWMLCIARNLCLNELKRRKMVQMETLEEYASSAREESGELLRAPEDSPYELLLTQERHRHLLGVLDALPEEAREIVVLRYFQKLSAREIAEIVDSTEGAVRTRLHRILKQMRDGFTLDRDDM, encoded by the coding sequence ATGAGTGGCACCTCAACCGAGACCGACGAACAATTGATGGAGGCCCTGGACGCAGGCGACGACCAGGCGCTTGCAGAGCTCGTCGAGCGCTACCAGAATGATATCTTTCGTTTTTGTCTTCACTACCTTAAGAATATCGAGGTGGCGAAGGAAATGGCGCAGGAGACTTTCCTCCGTATCTACACGGCGCGATCCCGTTTTGAGGTCAGTCGCAAGTTCAAGCCGTGGATGCTTTGCATCGCGCGCAACCTGTGCCTGAACGAATTGAAGCGGCGGAAGATGGTGCAGATGGAGACGCTGGAGGAATATGCGAGTTCCGCGCGCGAGGAATCCGGAGAACTGCTTCGCGCCCCCGAAGACAGTCCCTATGAATTGCTGCTGACTCAGGAGCGGCACCGCCATCTGCTCGGTGTGCTCGACGCATTGCCGGAGGAGGCGCGAGAAATTGTTGTTTTACGTTATTTTCAGAAGCTTTCCGCACGCGAGATCGCCGAGATCGTTGACAGTACGGAAGGGGCCGTCCGGACCAGGCTGCACCGGATTCTGAAACAGATGCGCGATGGCTTTACCCTTGATAGAGACGACATGTGA